From a region of the Roseivirga sp. 4D4 genome:
- a CDS encoding 2Fe-2S iron-sulfur cluster-binding protein translates to MPKILIRNLNNKVILANEDSASILNDIHNAGIDWMHACGAKGRCTTCKMVVHSGLESFGPDTEAETKFRTLGKLKSNERLACQNSCKGDLEISVAEINKFPHMTYTD, encoded by the coding sequence ATGCCCAAAATCCTGATTCGAAATCTGAACAATAAAGTCATCCTAGCTAACGAAGATTCGGCTAGCATATTGAATGACATTCACAATGCTGGTATTGACTGGATGCATGCTTGTGGAGCAAAAGGTCGGTGCACTACTTGCAAAATGGTTGTACATTCAGGCTTGGAGAGTTTTGGCCCCGACACAGAAGCCGAAACTAAGTTCAGAACGCTTGGGAAACTGAAGAGCAATGAAAGGCTTGCTTGTCAAAACAGTTGCAAAGGAGACTTAGAAATTAGCGTGGCGGAAATCAATAAATTTCCACATATGACTTATACAGACTAA
- a CDS encoding thymidine kinase gives MFLEPQSKIAGEHTSGSIEVICGCMFSGKTEELIRRLRRATIAKQNVEIFKPALDTRYDDEDVVSHNKTAIRSTPVQFASDILLLAGDSDVIGIDEAQFFDEQIVDVSRKLANSGKRVIVAGLDMDASGKPFGPMPYLLAIAEFVTKLHAICAISGSLASFSYKLTDSEKTVELGETDIYEARNRKYFYEGQKEKLDKKEQ, from the coding sequence ATGTTTTTAGAACCACAATCAAAGATCGCAGGCGAGCATACCTCTGGAAGTATAGAGGTGATCTGTGGTTGTATGTTTTCTGGTAAAACTGAGGAGCTCATCCGAAGACTTAGAAGAGCTACGATTGCCAAGCAAAATGTAGAAATCTTTAAGCCAGCGCTAGATACCCGATATGACGATGAAGATGTAGTGTCTCATAATAAGACAGCTATTCGTTCGACCCCGGTTCAATTTGCTTCAGATATACTATTGTTGGCTGGAGATAGTGATGTGATAGGAATAGATGAGGCTCAGTTCTTTGATGAGCAAATCGTGGATGTAAGCCGAAAGTTAGCCAACAGTGGAAAACGGGTGATTGTAGCTGGCCTAGATATGGATGCCAGTGGAAAACCCTTTGGTCCAATGCCTTATCTCTTAGCGATTGCAGAATTTGTCACTAAACTTCATGCGATTTGTGCCATAAGTGGTTCATTAGCATCGTTCTCTTACAAGCTTACGGATTCTGAAAAAACCGTTGAATTAGGGGAAACCGACATTTATGAGGCCCGAAACAGGAAATACTTCTATGAAGGACAAAAGGAAAAGCTTGATAAAAAAGAGCAATAG
- a CDS encoding T9SS type A sorting domain-containing protein, whose product MIKKSNSLPVTVGLMLWAFLIANPSIAQNNIPILGWRTHFSYSNVKEVTSGDNKVFAATENAIFYYDLEDNSLNLINKNTGLSGVGIGTIYFNPDNDQLIIAYQNGNIDFWSNGQVETITTISEAETTVDKRLRDVQKFDDQLYISGDLGIVVYDLSRNEITESYQNLGPNGTELIVYQTAFANDSIYAATNSGILSASLAENINRQDFNNWKRTLTGIPFQYIVQSGNSIYASADADVFSYGTGTWTFGQNFNQPIVELNLPDASTLFVLTETALWLDDGNGFSKQLDAESEQEFTGLEQFNNQIWLGSSDQGLLRYNTLSTPPSSLKPAGPGADILLKPAAFENSIYWIDEKSSAAISQFDLETQTWTFFKPRDNIGNSIGNLTDLEFGVVNKGNISAPLFSSFDQGVFFGGNAIDNSESLIETVTGGNPPTFQNGSYDISALASQDGDRLWVATPDRSTSLYSLNTTLNEWTGFALPTTLGRFPVDLFIAPDGNKWMSIDPARGGGIVVFDETSNRTRSLNTNGGQGGLPGSEVTDMAIDQNLFLWVGTNQGIAFFPNPSIVLENRSLTANVPIFENRLLLRDEFITQVVIDPANRKWFGTRDNGLWLFSETGEELIYHFTFANSPLPSNQINSLFMDPSSGELFIGTDKGTVSFRSDATLGTEQHVNVEIYPNPVNPSFQGNIVINGLANNAFVKITDVSGKLVREVRSNGSTSLWNARDSNGNRVKSGVYLLFSSNADGSETFVGKIVVI is encoded by the coding sequence TTGATAAAAAAGAGCAATAGTCTTCCAGTTACTGTTGGCTTAATGCTTTGGGCTTTTCTTATCGCCAATCCATCCATTGCCCAAAACAACATTCCCATTCTAGGCTGGAGAACGCACTTCAGTTATTCAAATGTGAAAGAAGTCACCAGTGGAGATAATAAAGTCTTCGCTGCCACAGAAAATGCCATTTTCTATTATGACCTGGAAGACAACAGCCTTAATCTAATTAACAAGAATACTGGCTTATCAGGAGTAGGAATTGGTACCATTTATTTCAATCCCGACAATGATCAACTTATTATCGCATACCAAAACGGAAATATTGACTTCTGGTCTAATGGGCAGGTCGAAACCATAACCACAATCAGTGAGGCCGAAACTACCGTTGACAAACGACTCCGGGATGTTCAGAAGTTTGATGATCAACTCTACATCTCTGGTGACTTAGGGATAGTGGTTTACGATCTTTCAAGAAATGAAATCACCGAATCTTACCAAAACTTAGGCCCTAATGGAACCGAGCTCATTGTCTATCAAACGGCATTCGCTAATGATAGCATTTATGCCGCCACTAATAGTGGAATTCTATCAGCAAGTCTGGCCGAAAATATAAATAGACAGGATTTTAATAACTGGAAGAGGACCTTGACTGGGATTCCCTTTCAATACATTGTCCAATCTGGTAATTCGATTTACGCAAGTGCTGATGCTGATGTATTCTCATATGGCACCGGAACTTGGACCTTCGGTCAGAATTTTAATCAACCCATAGTCGAGCTTAATTTACCTGATGCTTCCACTCTATTTGTACTTACGGAAACTGCGCTCTGGCTTGATGACGGTAATGGATTTTCAAAACAACTTGATGCTGAGAGTGAGCAGGAATTTACAGGTTTAGAGCAATTCAATAATCAAATTTGGTTGGGGAGTTCTGATCAAGGCTTACTTAGGTATAACACCCTTAGCACGCCACCCAGTAGTCTCAAACCAGCAGGTCCAGGTGCTGATATTTTACTCAAGCCAGCTGCTTTTGAGAATAGTATCTATTGGATTGATGAGAAGTCTAGTGCTGCCATTTCACAGTTTGACCTGGAAACACAAACCTGGACTTTCTTTAAACCCAGAGATAATATTGGCAACTCGATCGGTAATTTGACCGACCTTGAATTTGGTGTGGTCAATAAAGGCAACATATCCGCACCTTTGTTTTCGTCATTCGACCAAGGAGTGTTTTTTGGAGGTAATGCGATTGATAATTCTGAAAGCCTCATTGAAACTGTGACTGGTGGAAACCCTCCTACTTTTCAGAATGGTTCCTATGATATTTCGGCTCTGGCCAGCCAAGATGGTGATAGACTATGGGTAGCAACACCTGATAGATCGACTTCACTTTATTCGTTGAATACAACATTAAATGAATGGACGGGCTTTGCATTGCCCACCACACTAGGTAGGTTCCCAGTTGACCTGTTCATAGCACCTGATGGCAATAAATGGATGAGTATCGATCCCGCCAGAGGGGGAGGAATTGTGGTTTTTGATGAAACAAGCAATAGAACCAGAAGCCTTAACACAAATGGTGGTCAGGGCGGACTTCCAGGTTCCGAAGTCACTGACATGGCAATCGATCAAAACTTATTCCTTTGGGTTGGTACCAACCAGGGAATCGCATTCTTTCCTAACCCTTCCATCGTCCTTGAAAACCGATCACTAACAGCTAACGTTCCTATTTTTGAAAACCGTCTGCTACTTAGAGATGAGTTTATTACCCAAGTTGTTATCGACCCAGCGAACCGTAAGTGGTTTGGCACAAGAGATAATGGACTTTGGCTTTTTAGCGAAACAGGCGAAGAGCTTATCTATCACTTTACATTCGCTAATAGCCCACTCCCCTCTAACCAAATCAACTCATTATTCATGGACCCTTCTTCAGGAGAATTGTTCATAGGCACAGACAAGGGTACTGTATCATTTAGAAGTGATGCCACCTTGGGGACCGAGCAACATGTAAATGTGGAAATCTATCCCAACCCTGTCAATCCTTCTTTTCAAGGAAATATAGTCATCAACGGCCTAGCGAATAATGCCTTTGTTAAGATCACAGATGTATCTGGAAAACTTGTTAGAGAAGTGCGATCGAACGGAAGTACATCGCTATGGAATGCAAGAGATAGTAATGGAAATAGAGTAAAATCAGGAGTATATCTTCTTTTCAGTTCAAATGCTGATGGTTCAGAAACCTTCGTGGGTAAAATTGTTGTGATCTAA
- the recO gene encoding DNA repair protein RecO translates to MLFHTKGIVFSAVKFKETSIIVKIFTRDYGMQSYIINGVRSQRSKGKIAMYQPLSLLDMVVYQKPGKDIQRISEAKFAKSFSEIPFDPLKRTIGIFITEIFGKILREESENNDMFDFLFHSLELFDHLHENVSNFHLQLLLKATQYLGFGPGSAEDFIHQLSESGFHFSTLEGEKEFINQLISDNYGCQVNMTNYFRREVLDHIIKFYRIHSDSLREIKSLNILKVVLSD, encoded by the coding sequence ATGCTGTTTCATACAAAAGGTATCGTTTTCAGTGCTGTGAAGTTTAAAGAGACTTCCATCATTGTTAAAATATTCACGCGAGATTACGGTATGCAGTCCTACATCATTAACGGTGTCAGGAGCCAAAGATCAAAAGGAAAAATCGCCATGTACCAACCCCTTTCGCTATTGGATATGGTCGTTTACCAAAAACCAGGAAAAGACATTCAGCGCATCTCAGAGGCTAAATTCGCCAAATCCTTTTCTGAAATTCCTTTTGACCCATTAAAAAGAACCATCGGGATTTTCATAACAGAGATTTTTGGAAAAATCCTCAGGGAAGAGTCAGAAAATAATGACATGTTCGACTTCCTCTTTCATTCGCTAGAGCTCTTCGATCACCTTCATGAGAATGTATCCAATTTCCATTTACAATTACTTTTAAAGGCTACCCAATACCTCGGTTTTGGACCCGGGAGTGCTGAAGACTTTATCCATCAATTGAGCGAATCGGGGTTTCACTTTAGTACGCTCGAAGGTGAAAAGGAATTCATAAACCAGTTGATTTCCGACAATTACGGTTGTCAAGTTAATATGACAAATTATTTCAGAAGAGAGGTCTTAGACCATATCATAAAGTTCTACCGCATTCACTCTGATAGCCTACGAGAAATCAAATCGCTTAACATACTCAAAGTGGTTTTGAGTGATTAA
- a CDS encoding isopenicillin N synthase family dioxygenase yields the protein MSTKLYDEVPSLDLADFTSGNPEKKAAFVQALGEAYNNIGFVAIKNHGLTDEMTAKLYSTIQAFFGLSDEVKQQYEIPELAGQRGYIGKGKEHAKGRTTGDLKEFYHIGQEVTDGDAIRNEYPDNIWPKELPELEKIGLEVYQTLEATGIKMLQAIAIYLGLDENYFDDKVHNGNSILRPIHYFPIENPDEVPADAVRAAEHGDINLITLLMGASADGLQVLRRDNKWIPITALPDQIIVNVGDMLSRHTNNKLKSTIHRVVNPPKELMKTSRFSIPFFMHPRSDMDLTVLPNCIDEDSPKLYDDITAGQFLQQRLAEIGLSKK from the coding sequence ATGAGTACGAAATTATACGATGAAGTCCCCTCTTTGGACCTTGCAGATTTCACTAGCGGAAATCCAGAAAAAAAGGCCGCATTCGTTCAGGCCCTTGGTGAAGCTTACAATAATATCGGTTTTGTGGCTATTAAAAATCATGGCTTGACTGATGAAATGACTGCCAAGCTTTACTCCACCATACAAGCCTTCTTTGGGTTGTCAGATGAAGTGAAGCAACAATATGAAATTCCCGAACTAGCTGGTCAGCGCGGGTACATTGGCAAGGGAAAAGAACATGCCAAAGGCCGCACAACGGGCGATTTGAAGGAATTTTATCATATAGGCCAGGAAGTAACTGATGGTGATGCTATCAGAAATGAGTATCCTGATAATATCTGGCCAAAAGAACTGCCCGAACTTGAAAAAATTGGCTTGGAAGTATACCAAACGCTAGAGGCAACCGGCATTAAAATGCTTCAAGCGATTGCCATCTATCTAGGACTGGATGAAAACTACTTTGATGACAAAGTTCACAATGGAAATAGTATTCTAAGGCCTATCCACTATTTCCCAATAGAAAACCCTGATGAGGTGCCTGCTGATGCCGTTAGAGCTGCAGAGCATGGTGATATTAACCTGATTACCCTTCTGATGGGTGCCAGTGCAGACGGGTTACAAGTACTCAGACGTGATAATAAATGGATACCCATTACAGCACTGCCTGATCAAATTATTGTTAATGTAGGCGATATGCTCTCAAGGCATACCAATAATAAACTTAAGTCTACTATTCACAGAGTGGTAAATCCTCCTAAAGAGTTGATGAAAACGTCCAGGTTCTCCATCCCATTCTTTATGCACCCTAGGTCGGATATGGATTTGACCGTGCTTCCAAATTGTATTGACGAAGACAGCCCAAAACTGTATGATGACATCACGGCTGGCCAGTTCTTGCAACAGCGATTAGCCGAAATCGGTCTTAGCAAAAAGTAA
- the chrA gene encoding chromate efflux transporter, with protein MAIKRIRYFIFLKDVMLLAISAFGGPQAHVAMFIKVMVEKRGYLTEADLIELNALCQILPGPTSTQTITAIGFRIGGAKLAYLTLLVWMIPAVTIMTTAAILINSYQTKNLSLEFTKFIQPMAVGFISYGAFTIAKKVINTKTAVVLMILSAVVTYFISTPAALPIVLVIAGTITAFKYKKQEIAIKEKVKIKWGNFTLWGLVLVAAALLGAFTQDRFVLLFENFYRNGSLIFGGGQVLIPFLNTEFVEFKGYLSSEEFLSGLGLVQTVPGPVFSVSSFVGALSVRDLGIGGQILAGFVSACGIFLPGTFLIFFVIRFWDSLKTYRVVRASLEGINAASSGMVAAAAYILFQPIQGSVMDVSVVAGTFLLLTLTKIPPPFIILAGLLAGFLI; from the coding sequence ATGGCGATTAAGAGAATTCGGTATTTCATATTCCTCAAAGATGTGATGCTCCTTGCCATCAGTGCTTTTGGGGGGCCTCAGGCACATGTCGCTATGTTTATCAAAGTGATGGTGGAAAAACGAGGCTATCTCACGGAAGCTGATTTAATAGAGTTGAATGCACTTTGCCAGATTCTTCCTGGCCCTACCTCTACTCAGACCATAACAGCAATAGGATTTAGGATTGGGGGAGCCAAATTAGCCTACCTCACGCTTCTCGTTTGGATGATACCTGCAGTAACTATTATGACCACCGCTGCTATTCTCATCAATTCTTACCAAACCAAAAATCTCAGTCTTGAATTCACAAAATTCATTCAGCCCATGGCCGTGGGATTCATTAGCTATGGGGCCTTCACCATTGCAAAGAAAGTAATTAACACTAAGACGGCTGTGGTATTGATGATCCTATCAGCAGTCGTGACTTACTTTATATCTACACCTGCTGCCTTACCAATTGTATTGGTAATTGCTGGAACGATCACTGCATTCAAATACAAAAAACAAGAGATTGCGATCAAGGAGAAGGTCAAAATCAAATGGGGGAATTTCACACTCTGGGGACTTGTATTAGTGGCTGCAGCACTATTAGGTGCTTTCACTCAAGATCGTTTTGTATTGCTGTTTGAGAACTTTTATCGTAATGGAAGTTTGATCTTTGGTGGTGGCCAGGTCTTAATCCCGTTTCTAAATACTGAATTCGTAGAGTTCAAAGGATACCTTTCTTCAGAAGAGTTCCTTTCCGGCTTAGGTCTTGTACAGACTGTTCCTGGACCTGTCTTCTCTGTAAGTTCTTTCGTTGGAGCACTCTCTGTAAGAGATCTTGGCATTGGAGGACAAATACTAGCTGGATTTGTATCTGCCTGTGGTATATTCTTACCCGGTACCTTTCTGATCTTCTTTGTGATCAGGTTTTGGGACAGTTTAAAGACTTATCGAGTGGTTCGTGCTTCACTTGAGGGTATCAATGCTGCCAGTTCTGGGATGGTGGCCGCTGCGGCTTACATTCTCTTCCAACCGATACAAGGCTCGGTCATGGATGTTTCTGTTGTAGCAGGAACGTTTCTGTTACTCACCCTAACTAAAATCCCCCCTCCTTTTATTATTCTGGCTGGGCTTCTGGCTGGCTTTCTTATCTGA
- a CDS encoding LD-carboxypeptidase, which yields MKIPQFLKVGDEVAIVATAKRLEKDISEGINTLEKWGLKVKVGKSVHNQHGYFAGSDEERIHDLQSALDDPSIKAIVFARGGYGTTRILDQIDFTSYLSQPKWIVGFSDLTSILLLSSVLEVPSVHGPVALTIGRDEVSDNKLKDLLFGELDFDIPLLESNHTKEGNCSGKVVGGNLSLIYESIGSSNEIETDGNILFLEEVSEEMYAVDRMMNKLRRSGKLEDISGVIIGSFTSISDSQSYFKESVEELLLKYFGHLDIPVAFGLEAGHEKRNYPLILGMNCEVILSKNQISIKYIR from the coding sequence ATGAAGATTCCTCAGTTTTTGAAAGTAGGTGATGAAGTTGCCATTGTGGCTACTGCGAAACGACTTGAGAAGGACATTTCTGAAGGGATCAACACATTAGAAAAGTGGGGACTAAAGGTCAAAGTAGGAAAGAGCGTTCATAATCAACATGGCTATTTTGCAGGTTCGGATGAAGAAAGAATTCATGACCTACAGAGTGCACTTGATGACCCTTCGATAAAGGCGATCGTTTTTGCCCGTGGGGGTTACGGCACCACCAGAATTCTTGATCAAATTGATTTTACCTCATATCTAAGTCAACCCAAGTGGATTGTAGGCTTTAGTGACTTAACAAGCATTTTGCTACTCTCATCTGTACTGGAAGTCCCTAGTGTGCATGGTCCTGTTGCCCTGACTATAGGTAGGGACGAAGTTTCAGATAACAAACTGAAGGATTTGCTGTTCGGTGAGCTTGACTTTGATATTCCATTGCTTGAATCAAACCACACCAAAGAAGGTAATTGCTCAGGAAAGGTTGTTGGTGGAAACCTGTCTTTGATTTATGAATCAATAGGCAGCTCAAATGAAATAGAGACAGATGGGAATATCCTCTTCTTAGAAGAGGTGAGCGAAGAGATGTATGCTGTGGATAGAATGATGAATAAACTGAGAAGATCTGGAAAACTTGAAGACATTTCTGGGGTGATCATTGGAAGCTTTACTAGCATCTCTGATTCACAATCCTATTTTAAAGAAAGTGTAGAAGAATTACTTTTAAAGTACTTCGGTCACCTGGACATACCTGTGGCTTTTGGTTTGGAAGCCGGGCATGAAAAGCGCAATTACCCCTTAATCTTGGGTATGAATTGTGAAGTGATACTCTCCAAGAATCAAATATCAATTAAGTATATCAGATAA
- a CDS encoding OmpH family outer membrane protein: MNRKLLVMIVALFMYGAAQAQDFKIGYTYIDFIVYNMPEMVGIRSEVKTFEDQLTSQAQAKRATLQTKVNELQQMAQQPNASQAALQAKDAEVRKMDSDFQTWSAQAQQSLVAKESSLMNPVFTKVQTAIEEVRKELGYKIILNMRTSSNDGIVLAAEEDLNVTEKVFEKLGVPMPTTPNPSDPNAVDTGNGN; this comes from the coding sequence ATGAATCGTAAATTATTGGTGATGATAGTAGCACTTTTTATGTATGGTGCTGCTCAGGCTCAGGATTTTAAAATTGGATATACATATATCGATTTTATCGTATACAACATGCCTGAGATGGTGGGTATTAGATCTGAAGTAAAGACTTTTGAAGACCAGTTGACATCACAGGCACAAGCAAAAAGAGCTACACTACAGACTAAAGTAAACGAGCTTCAGCAAATGGCGCAGCAGCCAAATGCTAGTCAGGCGGCATTACAGGCTAAAGATGCTGAGGTAAGAAAAATGGACTCAGACTTTCAGACTTGGAGTGCACAAGCACAACAGTCTTTAGTAGCTAAAGAATCTTCTCTGATGAATCCAGTATTTACTAAGGTTCAAACGGCTATTGAAGAGGTACGTAAGGAATTAGGTTATAAGATCATCCTTAATATGAGAACTTCGTCTAATGATGGTATCGTTTTGGCCGCTGAGGAAGACTTGAACGTAACTGAAAAGGTATTTGAAAAGCTAGGGGTACCAATGCCGACCACTCCGAATCCTTCAGATCCAAATGCTGTTGATACTGGAAACGGAAACTAA
- a CDS encoding OmpH family outer membrane protein, whose protein sequence is MYKVFSNVVILALIFNFAPAQKATAQKFGHFDSEFVLNKMPDYAEKQKEIEALAGTYDKEVRSLYDELEKMRAELRASEVLLTPEMKKDREKAIQDKQGEALKKYTELFGYDGLYYKKIDELVLPLRNKVNQAVEVVARRYGLDYLFDKAESIGMIYTNQVHDYTEFILEELGLKQEQGN, encoded by the coding sequence ATGTACAAAGTTTTTTCCAACGTAGTAATCTTAGCATTAATCTTTAACTTTGCGCCTGCTCAAAAGGCGACTGCACAGAAGTTTGGTCATTTTGACTCAGAATTTGTCTTAAATAAGATGCCTGACTATGCCGAAAAGCAGAAGGAAATCGAAGCTTTGGCAGGCACTTATGACAAAGAGGTACGGAGTTTGTATGATGAGTTAGAAAAGATGCGTGCGGAACTAAGAGCAAGTGAGGTACTTCTGACTCCTGAAATGAAAAAAGATAGGGAGAAGGCTATCCAGGATAAACAGGGAGAAGCGTTAAAGAAATACACCGAGCTCTTTGGGTATGACGGACTCTACTATAAAAAAATAGACGAGCTAGTACTTCCACTAAGAAACAAAGTAAACCAAGCTGTGGAGGTGGTAGCGAGAAGATATGGATTAGATTATTTGTTTGACAAGGCCGAAAGTATCGGTATGATTTACACAAATCAAGTCCATGACTACACTGAGTTCATATTAGAAGAATTAGGTTTAAAACAAGAACAAGGAAACTGA